A single Paenibacillus sp. FSL R5-0517 DNA region contains:
- the smpB gene encoding SsrA-binding protein SmpB, producing MGKNDGQSKVLAQNKKASHDYFIEDTYEAGMVLTGTEIKSLRNGRANIGDAFATIRNGEIHIHNMHISPFEQGNRNNPLDPTRTRKLLMHKVQIHKLLGLSKQDGYSIVPLKIYIRNGYAKLLLGLGKGKKQFDKRETAAKRDAQRDIQRAMREKQKVAR from the coding sequence ATGGGCAAGAATGATGGACAGAGTAAAGTGCTCGCACAGAATAAAAAGGCTTCCCATGACTACTTCATTGAAGATACGTATGAAGCGGGCATGGTGCTTACCGGAACGGAGATCAAATCTCTTCGTAACGGCCGTGCGAATATTGGTGATGCATTTGCCACGATTCGGAACGGTGAGATTCATATTCATAATATGCATATTAGTCCTTTTGAACAAGGGAACCGAAATAATCCGCTCGATCCGACACGTACGCGTAAGTTGTTAATGCATAAAGTACAGATTCACAAGTTGCTCGGGCTGTCGAAACAGGATGGGTACAGCATTGTGCCACTGAAAATCTATATCCGCAATGGTTACGCAAAGCTCTTGCTTGGACTGGGTAAAGGTAAGAAGCAGTTTGATAAGCGTGAGACTGCAGCCAAGCGGGATGCACAACGTGATATTCAACGGGCAATGCGCGAGAAGCAGAAGGTTGCACGATAA
- a CDS encoding NACHT domain-containing protein: protein MIIVDDIIVSGLVNVTCTFITDIFKSYNKRPWDKTIIKDVNTFIHKYTDTELDSGAFCDYLMRTETTMNLKEYIKYSATSRIYKVRIVKKNYRTNLNKQDFLGMLSSSAINYVKEVNGKVLSSEIVTSYFKDLMDILENKLIEKLDTPQLGSLYFLNQSMQEMELRIINSLNRDIYIDNSQNYEKTREKYIRLIKLKNKKSHVYGLKELEMYSFYVFPEFELHTEELSTKHKINVSWEEIFKESNEISIIGGAGLGKSLFLKNLMNKYEELNILNSKDVLPIYCDLKQYKQFGKNSSSYSIDDYLVDSIINHTGIDRREITKDFINYFMNAGRCLILFDALDEVDSHDRNDLNSMIMSYFQETNKHNKICLTSRAQGFISKTRITYSVSSVTPTQIYDYLDNMCKLGLFSEDYIEGFMEKCNTLIRSRFLLSLLQVSLLINIYKAELELPENKIDLYDKCIEYISKKREFEKKKTEFDFGLISSILDSSSSFEKLASLAKPNNIEIHESTIHDVFSKMFQRSYGNNSNSALNATKEFLKFCSLRTELYVVGSQDYHYKFFHRSFFEYFYSKHLIKVFPENENLIEELYIYDIDSEVFELTAAILKKHDYDRYTQLMDLALVRVKECLNNINSENESKILKLCLLINASVEKYYLGEIQKLLFSEKRELKDFKNEKASDVIVPIVLKNEKEEAIKNILKYYNEEIFAGKFMNYMIDKIISSRDWDKNLNFSVELNSLFIRLSMFFQEEEIVRATKSNDLSFIESLVYRYIKFSEGQSPKYVDKSIKSYFQKINKPKRLKS, encoded by the coding sequence ATGATTATTGTAGATGATATTATTGTTTCGGGACTAGTAAATGTGACATGTACTTTTATTACTGATATTTTTAAATCATATAATAAACGACCGTGGGATAAGACTATAATTAAAGATGTTAATACATTTATACATAAATACACGGATACCGAGTTAGATAGTGGAGCTTTCTGTGATTATCTAATGAGAACTGAAACTACTATGAACTTAAAAGAATATATAAAGTATTCAGCAACTTCAAGAATTTATAAGGTCAGGATAGTTAAGAAAAATTATAGAACAAATTTAAATAAACAAGATTTTCTTGGAATGCTAAGTTCTTCAGCAATCAATTATGTCAAAGAAGTGAATGGGAAGGTTTTATCTTCAGAAATAGTGACCTCTTATTTTAAAGATCTTATGGATATTTTAGAGAATAAACTCATAGAAAAACTTGATACCCCGCAATTAGGAAGCTTATATTTTTTGAATCAAAGCATGCAGGAAATGGAATTAAGGATAATTAATAGTTTAAATAGAGATATTTATATAGATAATTCACAAAACTATGAAAAAACTCGAGAAAAATATATAAGACTTATAAAACTTAAAAACAAAAAAAGTCATGTTTATGGACTTAAAGAGCTCGAAATGTACTCTTTTTATGTATTTCCAGAATTTGAACTCCACACTGAAGAACTTTCTACTAAACATAAAATTAATGTTTCTTGGGAAGAAATTTTTAAGGAGTCAAACGAGATATCAATTATTGGGGGAGCTGGACTTGGTAAAAGCTTGTTTCTAAAAAATTTAATGAATAAGTACGAAGAGCTTAATATTTTAAATTCAAAAGATGTACTCCCTATCTATTGTGACTTGAAGCAATATAAACAATTTGGTAAAAATAGTTCTTCGTATTCTATTGATGACTATCTAGTCGATAGTATTATTAACCATACAGGTATAGATAGAAGAGAGATAACTAAAGATTTTATTAATTATTTTATGAATGCCGGAAGATGTCTAATTTTATTTGATGCATTAGATGAAGTTGACTCACATGATCGAAATGATTTAAATAGTATGATTATGAGCTACTTCCAAGAAACAAATAAGCACAATAAGATTTGTCTTACTTCTCGTGCACAAGGATTTATTTCAAAGACAAGAATTACTTATAGTGTTTCCTCAGTAACTCCAACACAAATTTATGATTATTTGGATAACATGTGTAAGTTAGGACTATTTAGTGAAGATTATATTGAAGGATTTATGGAGAAATGTAATACACTTATTAGAAGTAGGTTTTTGTTAAGTCTTCTTCAGGTATCACTATTAATAAATATTTATAAAGCTGAATTAGAATTACCTGAGAATAAGATAGATTTATATGATAAATGTATAGAATATATATCTAAAAAAAGGGAATTTGAAAAGAAAAAAACAGAATTTGATTTTGGACTAATAAGTAGTATTTTAGATAGTAGTTCTAGTTTTGAAAAATTAGCTTCTCTAGCAAAACCTAATAATATTGAAATTCATGAAAGTACTATACATGATGTGTTTAGTAAGATGTTTCAAAGATCATATGGAAATAACAGCAATAGTGCCTTAAATGCAACTAAGGAATTTTTAAAGTTTTGCTCTCTTAGAACTGAATTATATGTAGTAGGAAGCCAAGATTACCATTATAAATTTTTTCATAGATCCTTTTTTGAATATTTTTATTCTAAACATCTCATTAAAGTTTTTCCTGAAAACGAAAATTTAATCGAGGAACTATATATATATGATATTGATTCTGAGGTATTTGAATTAACAGCTGCTATATTAAAAAAACATGATTATGATAGATACACTCAGCTTATGGACTTGGCATTAGTAAGAGTTAAGGAATGCTTAAATAATATAAATTCTGAAAATGAGAGTAAAATACTAAAACTTTGCCTATTAATTAATGCATCTGTTGAGAAATATTATTTAGGAGAAATTCAAAAATTGTTATTTAGCGAGAAAAGAGAGTTAAAAGATTTCAAAAATGAGAAAGCTTCCGATGTTATCGTTCCTATAGTTCTAAAAAATGAAAAGGAGGAAGCTATTAAGAATATTTTAAAATATTATAATGAAGAGATATTTGCAGGTAAATTTATGAATTATATGATTGATAAAATAATATCCAGTAGAGACTGGGATAAGAATTTAAATTTCTCTGTTGAGTTAAATAGTTTATTTATTCGTCTTTCAATGTTTTTTCAAGAAGAGGAGATTGTAAGAGCAACAAAATCTAATGATTTGAGTTTTATAGAATCACTAGTATATCGTTATATAAAATTCTCTGAAGGGCAATCTCCTAAATATGTAGATAAGTCTATAAAGAGTTATTTTCAAAAAATCAATAAACCTAAGAGATTAAAAAGTTAA
- a CDS encoding uracil-DNA glycosylase: protein MSQTQQQIREFVAGIQAYVSPVNVINPWRDYVKGYDIGPEAVKIRSEHLVRYFEPRMCKARYIFIAEAVGYQGARFSGVPLTSERMVIGNHSLVDHQMIFPGEPGVRTSLPNIAKPNRSQAMYGFTEPTASIIWGEVLSSSRWKPTDFIFWNIYPFHPYQSSENKMTNRTPTLVELEDGVLFARQLMQLNPDAQIVAIGRKSADTLSSHLIKHHHVPHPANGRAVQFQKAVRSII, encoded by the coding sequence ATGAGCCAAACGCAGCAACAGATCCGTGAGTTTGTTGCAGGGATACAAGCATATGTCTCGCCCGTAAATGTGATTAATCCTTGGAGAGATTATGTGAAGGGCTATGATATCGGCCCAGAAGCGGTAAAGATTCGGTCGGAACATTTGGTCAGGTATTTTGAACCAAGAATGTGCAAGGCTCGGTACATTTTTATTGCGGAAGCGGTGGGATATCAAGGGGCGAGGTTCTCCGGTGTACCCTTGACGTCTGAGCGAATGGTTATCGGGAATCACTCGCTGGTGGATCACCAGATGATTTTTCCAGGTGAGCCGGGTGTCCGAACCAGCTTGCCCAATATTGCCAAACCTAACCGGAGTCAGGCAATGTATGGATTCACAGAACCGACAGCATCCATCATATGGGGCGAAGTGTTATCCAGTTCAAGGTGGAAACCAACGGACTTTATATTTTGGAACATCTATCCCTTTCATCCTTATCAATCTTCTGAAAACAAGATGACGAATCGTACGCCGACTTTGGTAGAGTTGGAGGATGGTGTGTTATTTGCCAGACAGCTAATGCAACTGAATCCTGATGCCCAGATCGTGGCGATTGGCAGAAAGTCAGCAGACACGTTAAGCTCACATCTCATTAAACATCACCATGTTCCCCACCCTGCGAATGGAAGGGCAGTACAATTTCAAAAAGCAGTAAGGTCAATAATCTAG
- a CDS encoding sensor histidine kinase: MKNRAKDATTDAGATTEGDATIEAKVTATASDVETNAEANENTKANTRANPSAMKKKWTPRFKEFIQRMPKTLAFKIPFAYFVIILLTVAFSALVLNRISENDAQRKINEASLQTITSIETNVNLMIGNVNNYSKMIFSDPNLQNLLRQGNVYSNLQTQSKVSAYLTNLMQAIPIIDSVYIYDNSGHRFSVGTQEWPTFMEANVKEAPWYEQALKHNGRYLLRLNGSSNDSGVSAMGENDGQEVVSFIRLIRDLDDTSPLGFLVMNIKGASIAQAYANLSAPDSFQVAILDEHQRVIATNATDGKKGVPAVSDASMSAASGQEGMHEMLEANQAKLKQTFQEQPSGFITLQSGGQEYALTYRSAGDDQWKFISMSPYRATDTRNKSMVLLALILLAVNGTVFFVSSFIISRSVIKPIHKLLRAMQKAPSGNFRKVTVELNSYEFEQLYGGYNQMIEQIDQMLKRIIQEQQTLRRAELNTLQAQIKPHFLYNTLDSITSLAMSGMNDKVCELLEALGSYYRLSVSKGRELITLHEEVEIVRNYLTIQQVRYPGVFEVQYDIAPDCERVMIPKLVLQPLVENSLYHGIRSKGSPGTIRIQAHRSKEGVLLTITDDGVGMSEEEIQQVQRKEINRSNRFDSTNSTNSSNSTNPSNPSDLSNLSKITYNSKHNPSFGLWGTMERLRIFYEREDGLKLVSEVGKGTTIMITIPKGADESWN, from the coding sequence GTGAAAAACAGAGCAAAGGATGCAACAACAGATGCAGGAGCAACAACAGAAGGTGATGCAACAATTGAAGCGAAAGTAACAGCAACAGCATCAGATGTCGAGACCAATGCAGAAGCAAACGAAAATACGAAAGCAAACACAAGAGCAAACCCCAGTGCAATGAAGAAGAAGTGGACTCCCCGTTTCAAAGAGTTCATTCAACGCATGCCCAAGACGTTGGCTTTTAAAATTCCGTTTGCCTACTTTGTCATTATTCTGCTAACGGTGGCGTTCAGTGCGTTGGTGTTGAATCGAATCTCGGAAAATGACGCGCAGCGAAAAATTAATGAAGCATCACTGCAGACAATCACATCCATTGAGACCAATGTTAATCTGATGATCGGGAACGTGAACAATTATTCGAAGATGATTTTCTCCGATCCCAACTTGCAGAACCTGCTGCGGCAGGGCAATGTGTACTCCAATTTACAGACACAGTCCAAGGTTAGCGCGTATTTGACCAATCTCATGCAAGCGATTCCAATTATTGATTCAGTCTATATTTATGATAATTCGGGTCACCGATTCTCTGTCGGTACACAGGAGTGGCCCACGTTTATGGAAGCGAATGTGAAGGAAGCGCCGTGGTACGAACAGGCTTTGAAGCACAACGGACGATATCTGCTCAGGCTGAATGGTAGCAGCAACGATAGCGGAGTCTCGGCCATGGGGGAAAATGATGGGCAAGAGGTGGTCTCATTTATTCGCCTCATTCGGGATCTGGATGATACGTCTCCACTTGGCTTTCTGGTCATGAACATCAAGGGGGCATCCATCGCGCAAGCCTACGCCAACCTGTCTGCACCGGATTCATTTCAGGTGGCCATTCTGGATGAGCATCAGCGGGTGATCGCAACCAACGCAACCGATGGGAAGAAGGGCGTGCCTGCGGTATCCGACGCATCCATGTCTGCGGCTTCTGGACAGGAAGGCATGCACGAGATGTTAGAGGCCAATCAGGCCAAGTTAAAACAAACATTTCAAGAGCAGCCCTCCGGCTTCATCACCTTGCAATCGGGTGGTCAGGAGTATGCGCTAACCTATCGTTCGGCTGGTGATGATCAGTGGAAATTCATCAGCATGAGTCCATACCGGGCTACTGATACCCGTAATAAATCCATGGTACTGCTCGCGTTGATCCTGCTGGCGGTGAACGGGACTGTCTTTTTTGTAAGTTCATTCATCATCTCGCGCAGTGTCATCAAGCCGATTCACAAGCTGCTTCGCGCCATGCAGAAAGCGCCAAGTGGCAACTTCCGCAAAGTGACGGTTGAGCTGAACAGCTACGAGTTCGAGCAGTTATATGGAGGATACAACCAGATGATTGAGCAGATTGACCAGATGCTGAAACGAATCATTCAGGAGCAGCAGACGCTCCGCCGTGCAGAGCTGAATACACTTCAGGCGCAGATCAAGCCGCATTTTTTATACAACACACTGGATTCCATCACCTCCCTGGCCATGTCGGGCATGAACGATAAGGTATGTGAGCTGTTAGAAGCGCTCGGAAGTTACTATCGACTGAGTGTCAGCAAAGGCCGTGAACTGATTACACTGCACGAGGAGGTTGAGATTGTACGAAATTATCTGACGATCCAGCAGGTGCGCTACCCCGGTGTGTTTGAGGTGCAGTACGATATTGCTCCAGATTGTGAGCGAGTGATGATTCCCAAGCTCGTACTCCAGCCGCTGGTGGAAAATTCACTGTATCATGGCATTCGTTCCAAAGGCAGCCCAGGCACGATACGCATTCAAGCACATCGCTCCAAGGAAGGGGTACTTCTAACGATTACTGACGACGGAGTTGGCATGTCCGAGGAAGAGATACAGCAGGTTCAACGCAAAGAAATAAACCGTTCTAACCGTTTTGACTCAACTAACTCAACCAACTCATCTAATTCAACTAATCCTTCCAATCCTTCCGATCTTTCTAATCTTTCTAAGATTACCTATAACTCTAAACACAATCCAAGCTTTGGCTTATGGGGAACGATGGAGCGACTTCGTATTTTCTACGAAAGAGAGGATGGACTCAAGCTGGTGAGCGAGGTTGGAAAAGGAACCACCATTATGATAACGATCCCGAAGGGAGCCGATGAATCGTGGAATTAA
- a CDS encoding response regulator → MELTMKPFKVLIVDDEYLIRNLLRMRIDWEQQGMVIVGEASDAAEALDQVELLRPDIVFTDIYMPKMDGIELSRILMERYPNLKIVVVTGHDEFEYARQSVKLGISDFILKPIRASELLQVTAKLRTAIEQEVGREYELMKLREEMKQSLPYLRERFVNQWLSHVVPEDELQEKARFFGIPISSGEPGLRIAVIEVEVAVPQAKIAAPEVYPYLPDISHQVHAAHQARQPHQLSQVQGEPQHDQTHLSQHQTEAHPQPAEEIHILLRMVGMKQVQAFYAQDSQTVIVMDPHNRVVVLSLGADTEFANQVQQLQEELQQTLKLEGCEVDVTVGIGQWQSRWEKACVGYREACRALDYQAFVGKNQVICFEDLVIESGNRPYHSDAQLLQQLQFNVSVGAGEEGVLLLERILSVPFSDVSQFRMAALDVVTECQRAAIEQQLEGEHALNKEAVAAIFTANHLPELKSMLEQHVRTVSDVIQAKRQANEGNLIDRVKAYLEENMGNAEVGLSSTAAAFYVSSGHLGRLMKKETGQTFVEYLTQLRMKKAELLLKQTDLKGYEIGELVGIPDPHYFSVLFKKHIGRSMNEYRNVKT, encoded by the coding sequence GTGGAATTAACTATGAAACCATTCAAGGTATTGATTGTGGACGACGAATATCTCATCCGAAATCTGCTGCGTATGCGTATCGATTGGGAGCAGCAAGGCATGGTCATCGTTGGCGAGGCCTCCGATGCCGCGGAGGCTTTGGATCAGGTGGAGCTGTTGCGTCCAGACATCGTCTTCACGGACATATACATGCCGAAGATGGACGGCATTGAACTGAGCCGTATCCTCATGGAGCGTTACCCGAACCTAAAAATCGTGGTTGTGACGGGACATGATGAATTTGAGTATGCTCGTCAGAGTGTGAAGCTGGGCATATCCGATTTTATTTTGAAACCCATTCGTGCTTCTGAGTTATTACAGGTTACGGCGAAGCTGCGAACGGCGATCGAACAGGAGGTCGGACGTGAGTACGAGCTGATGAAGTTGCGGGAGGAAATGAAGCAGAGCTTGCCTTATCTCAGGGAGAGGTTTGTGAATCAATGGTTAAGTCATGTGGTGCCTGAGGATGAACTACAGGAGAAGGCGCGATTCTTCGGCATTCCTATCTCGTCTGGTGAACCGGGATTACGCATCGCAGTAATAGAGGTGGAGGTTGCTGTACCGCAAGCGAAGATAGCTGCACCAGAGGTTTATCCATATCTACCCGACATATCTCATCAAGTTCATGCAGCTCATCAAGCCCGTCAACCGCACCAACTCAGCCAAGTTCAAGGAGAGCCCCAACACGATCAAACGCATTTAAGCCAGCATCAGACAGAAGCCCATCCACAACCCGCTGAGGAAATACATATTCTGCTGCGAATGGTAGGCATGAAGCAGGTGCAGGCTTTTTATGCGCAGGATTCACAAACCGTTATTGTCATGGACCCGCATAACCGAGTCGTTGTGCTCTCGCTTGGTGCGGATACGGAATTTGCCAATCAGGTACAGCAGCTTCAGGAAGAACTTCAACAGACGCTTAAGCTCGAAGGGTGCGAAGTGGATGTGACTGTAGGGATTGGGCAATGGCAATCAAGATGGGAAAAGGCCTGTGTGGGATACCGGGAAGCCTGTCGTGCACTCGACTATCAGGCGTTTGTGGGGAAAAATCAGGTCATTTGCTTCGAGGATCTGGTCATTGAAAGCGGGAATAGGCCCTATCACTCGGATGCTCAGCTGCTCCAACAACTACAATTTAATGTCAGTGTTGGTGCGGGAGAAGAAGGGGTATTATTGCTGGAGCGTATACTGTCTGTGCCATTCTCGGACGTTTCACAGTTTCGGATGGCAGCCTTGGATGTGGTTACGGAGTGCCAGCGTGCTGCCATAGAGCAGCAGCTTGAGGGAGAGCATGCATTGAACAAGGAGGCCGTTGCGGCCATTTTTACAGCAAATCATCTGCCCGAACTAAAAAGTATGCTAGAGCAGCATGTCCGCACCGTATCGGATGTCATACAAGCCAAGCGACAGGCCAATGAAGGCAATCTGATCGACCGGGTGAAGGCTTATCTTGAAGAGAACATGGGCAATGCGGAAGTGGGGCTTTCCAGCACGGCGGCTGCTTTTTACGTAAGCTCGGGCCATCTGGGGCGGCTGATGAAAAAAGAAACCGGGCAGACATTTGTGGAATATCTCACCCAACTCCGCATGAAGAAGGCTGAACTGCTGCTGAAACAGACGGATCTGAAAGGATATGAGATTGGGGAGCTGGTAGGCATCCCGGACCCACACTATTTCAGCGTCTTGTTCAAAAAACATATCGGCCGATCCATGAATGAATATCGAAATGTAAAAACCTGA
- a CDS encoding extracellular solute-binding protein yields the protein MKALLKKSASLILTLGIVSSLAACSSGSSGGAQGESNGKIKLTLWDQSVGNTDPSAKLLPEIVEKWNSEHPDIQVERTGTTGEQYKTKVKTSIAAGEAPDLFYGMGGGSFMQPYIKSGNVLEISSYLTDDIKERMGPGMAEAINMDGKIYTLPVYTHIANLYVNTELFEQAGAKIPTTYNELLDAIEKLKAAGITPAVIGEKDRWPGMYWYDIIAMRQAGNAAVMEAFKDPSKWDSTDFVAAATKMQQLAQAGAFNSSMFSMSYDEMLGAFNAGNGAMMFQANWVNAGIEDPSSAVKGKVKVIPFPVFEDGKGTNTEIFGGAVDGFYINQNTKHPKEAVEFLMYLSEQLGTQGFLAGAGLPSWKTDALDTSSLSSLDLSAADIMKTATSFIAWWDNILPAESAEAHKNLIAQLLAGDITPEEFCKQMAQLKPTELSL from the coding sequence ATGAAAGCGCTATTAAAAAAATCAGCAAGTCTAATTCTGACATTGGGCATTGTAAGTAGTCTGGCGGCATGTTCATCTGGCTCGTCCGGCGGCGCACAGGGGGAAAGTAATGGCAAGATCAAGCTGACGCTATGGGATCAATCGGTCGGCAATACCGATCCTTCGGCCAAGCTGCTGCCCGAGATTGTGGAGAAATGGAACAGCGAGCATCCAGACATTCAGGTTGAACGTACGGGCACGACAGGAGAACAGTACAAAACCAAAGTCAAAACATCGATTGCAGCTGGTGAAGCGCCGGACCTGTTCTATGGCATGGGAGGCGGCAGCTTCATGCAGCCGTACATCAAATCCGGTAATGTGCTGGAAATCTCAAGCTACCTGACGGACGATATCAAAGAACGGATGGGCCCGGGTATGGCTGAGGCGATCAATATGGACGGCAAAATCTACACGTTGCCCGTGTACACTCATATCGCCAACCTTTACGTGAACACGGAATTGTTCGAGCAGGCGGGTGCCAAGATTCCGACCACCTATAACGAACTGCTGGATGCAATCGAAAAGCTGAAAGCGGCAGGAATTACTCCGGCTGTGATTGGGGAAAAAGACCGCTGGCCGGGCATGTACTGGTACGACATTATTGCGATGCGCCAAGCAGGCAATGCTGCGGTGATGGAAGCCTTTAAAGATCCGTCAAAGTGGGATTCGACCGACTTTGTTGCCGCCGCGACTAAGATGCAGCAGCTTGCGCAAGCAGGAGCTTTCAACAGCAGCATGTTCAGCATGAGCTATGACGAGATGCTTGGGGCTTTCAATGCAGGCAACGGGGCGATGATGTTCCAGGCCAACTGGGTAAATGCAGGAATTGAGGATCCGTCCTCCGCAGTCAAAGGCAAAGTGAAAGTGATTCCGTTCCCGGTGTTTGAGGATGGAAAAGGCACAAATACCGAAATCTTCGGCGGAGCTGTCGATGGTTTCTACATCAATCAGAATACCAAACATCCGAAAGAAGCCGTGGAATTCCTCATGTATCTGAGCGAACAGCTCGGTACGCAAGGTTTCCTGGCCGGAGCCGGTCTGCCAAGCTGGAAAACAGATGCACTCGACACGTCCAGTCTGTCCTCCCTGGATCTGTCTGCGGCAGACATTATGAAAACGGCGACCTCATTCATCGCGTGGTGGGATAACATTCTGCCAGCGGAGTCTGCCGAAGCGCACAAAAACCTGATTGCCCAGCTGCTTGCCGGCGATATAACACCTGAGGAGTTCTGCAAACAAATGGCACAGCTCAAACCAACAGAACTGAGCTTGTAG